From Mytilus galloprovincialis chromosome 9, xbMytGall1.hap1.1, whole genome shotgun sequence, the proteins below share one genomic window:
- the LOC143046567 gene encoding uncharacterized protein LOC143046567 produces the protein AVEVNPISNKMLGYVADQRHHPAITYLRYGIPVILGSDDPGTFGYDEFTVDWYEAFKSWGLTLADLRHLALNSLQYSSLSSSEKIAAIQKWNILYNDFIINTKGSACSESFQNTVPQVFRIFPQEGHVTGGTNIQVFGRNFQVAICQKIICRFGNIITKGRYVYNNRIVCKSPNQPQTTNGVTTNHVPFSFSLDGGHTFLSKTFTFSYLQRPHVSITDHGIGK, from the coding sequence gcAGTAGAGGTCAATCCAATTAGCAACAAAATGTTGGGATACGTCGCAGATCAGCGCCATCATCCAGCTATCACCTATCTTAGGTATGGAATACCTGTTATATTAGGTTCAGACGATCCAGGTACTTTCGGCTATGACGAATTCACCGTCGATTGGTATGAGGCTTTCAAGAGTTGGGGACTTACTCTGGCCGATCTCCGACATCTAGCTCTTAATTCGCTACAGTATAGTTCACTTTCAAGTTCTGAGAAAATCGCAGCAATACAAAAATGGAATATATTATATAATGACTTTATCATCAACACAAAAGGAAGTGCTTGTTCGGAATCCTTTCAAAATACTGTGccacaagttttcagaatttttcCACAAGAAGGTCACGTGACAGGGGGAACTAACATCCAGGTTTTTGGAAGAAATTTTCAAGTTGCAATTTGCCAAAAGATAATTTGTCGATTTGGTAATATCATAACAAAAGGAAGATATGTATACAATAACAGAATCGTTTGCAAATCTCCTAATCAGCCTCAAACAACCAATGGGGTAACTACTAACCATGTACCATTTAGCTTTTCGCTTGATGGAGGCCATACTTTCCTGTCGAAGACTTTTACCTTCTCATATCTACAACGTCCTCATGTGTCTATTACAGATCACGGTATTGGgaaatga